A window from Chroicocephalus ridibundus chromosome 19, bChrRid1.1, whole genome shotgun sequence encodes these proteins:
- the ZCCHC17 gene encoding zinc finger CCHC domain-containing protein 17 isoform X2, producing the protein MSACRVDKPSEIVDVGDKVWVKLIGKEMKDDKLKLSLSMKVVNQGTGKDLDPNNVSLDQDERKKRMFRDYTSQKITLEAVLNTVCKKCGCKGHFAKECFVQPGGTKYSLIPEEEEEEVAAAGRERDKKTSLADESSKKRKKEKKKKKKHKNKQSSESDTDSSDSDSDGAQPASKRTKHSGKPSKSQKKKKKKKHKKKPRD; encoded by the exons ATGTCCGCCTGCCGCGTGGATAAACCCTCAGAGATAGTAGACGTTGGAGACAAAGTATGGGTGAAGCTTATTGGAAAAGAG ATGAAAGATGACAAACTGAAGCTTTCCCTCTCCATGAAGGTTGTGAACCAAGGCACAGGAAAAGACCTTGATCCCAACAATGTTTCTCTTGA tcaggatgagaggaaaaaacGCATGTTCAGAGACTACACGAGTCAGAAGATCACGCTTGAAGCTGTCTTGAACACTGTGTGCAAGAAATGTGGTTGCAAAG GTCATTTTGCCAAGGAGTGTTTCGTGCAGCCTGGAGGTACCAAATATAGCCTCATtccagaagaggaggaagaggaggtggcagcagcaggacgtgaaagagataaaaagaccagcctggctgacgagtcttcaaaaaaaaggaaaaag gagaagaagaagaaaaagaagcacaagAATAAGCAGTCCTCCGAGTCGGACACGGACAGCTCAGACTCAGACAGCGATGGGGCTCAGCCGGCCAGCAAGAGGACCAAGCATTCAGGGAAGCCCAGCAAGtctcagaagaagaagaagaaaaagaagcataaGAAGAAGCCCCGGGACtga
- the FABP3 gene encoding fatty acid-binding protein, heart, whose protein sequence is MVDAFVGTWKLVDTANFDEYMKALGVGFATRQMAGLTKPTTIIEVDGDKITVKTQSTFKSTEISFKLGEEFDETTADDRHVKSVVTLDGGKLVHVQKWEGKETSLVRELKDGKLILTLTMGNVVSTRTYEKAT, encoded by the exons ATGGTCGACGCCTTCGTGGGCACCTGGAAGCTGGTGGATACGGCCAATTTCGATGAGTACATGAAGGCGTTGG GCGTGGGCTTCGCCACCCGGCAGATGGCCGGCCTCACCAAACCCACCACCATCATCGAGGTGGACGGTGACAAGATCACGGTGAAGACCCAAAGCACCTTCAAGAGCACGGAGATCAGCTTCAAGCTGGGCGAGGAGTTTGACGAGACCACGGCGGACGACAGGCATGTCAAG TCCGTGGTCACGCTGGATGGAGGCAAACTTGTCCATGTGCAGAAGTGGGAGGGGAAAGAGACATCGCTGGTCCGGGAGCTGAAGGACGGGAAGTTAATTCtg ACTCTCACCATGGGCAACGTCGTCTCCACCCGCACCTACGAGAAGGCGACATAG
- the LOC134525244 gene encoding cAMP-dependent protein kinase inhibitor beta-like gives MTEVEPVLDFASSGRTGRRNALPDILGSPAGVSPSDLPLKLAEMSLSAGSAQEMQSPSAEVPPPQPPSPELKDTS, from the exons ATGACCGAGGTGGAACCCGTGCTGGACTTTGCATCCTCCGGGAGAACGGGCCGGCGCAATGCCCTACCCGATATCCTGGGCTCACCAGCCGGCGTCAGCCCCTCCGACCTGCCCCTCAAGCTGGCCGAGATGTCCCTGAGTGCAG GCAGCGCCCAGGAGATGCAGTCGCCCTCGGCGGAGGTgccccctccgcagccccccAGTCCCGAGCTGAAGGACACGTCCTAA